Below is a genomic region from Belonocnema kinseyi isolate 2016_QV_RU_SX_M_011 chromosome 4, B_treatae_v1, whole genome shotgun sequence.
CATGAACGAGATGCATCCCGGGTAGATTTGGATGTCACAGGAGATATATTTCTGGTGCGAGAAAATTTCGCCGCCGAATGTTTATTTTATGGCGGGGCTTCTTGCTTACGGTCGATGGGGTGGAGCATTGTGTGATGACGGGTTAGACAGACCATGCAAGTCCCAGGGGATGGGCAATTATTTGCAGAGTAACCTGGTCTCAAGCAGTTGAAACAAAGACCCGCCTTCGTGGCGACTTCTCGCCAGTACATTGAAGTACGGCGCATGAAACTGCTACAGCGAGCTATGTAATGCGGGCCGCGCCATTTCTCACATGGAGTTGGAGCCGCTCGAAGAGCCAAAGCCCTATAGCTGCGTTGCTCTAAATGTGTAGGTGTGTAGGCTCGGTTCGCTGAGACACTCAGTGACCGCGAAAATTCTTCAGATGTTAGAGTGCGATATCGTCGTTGTAGAAACGGAGAAAGACCAGCGTAGGCAGCCGAATTATCGATCTCTATGTCATGGTATGCATCAGCGCGCTCGAGTTCGTCCTCCCAAGCTCTTCGAGTGTCTGGATTAACACATGTGGTAGCTATCGATACGGACCAATCATCCCACATGTCCACGGGGCGACAGAGAGTTCGAAGTTGATCGCGGTGACGATCCAGTGTGTCGTTCAGTCGTTGGAGTCCCGCAGCAGTCTCGTGTCGCATTGTTGCAGTGTTGCGTAAGGCCTTGAGGTGGTCTCGTACCAATAAGCGCGGGTGTTCATAGCAGGTCTCCAGTAATGCCCATGCCGTCGCATAGTTTGCGCCTATCACTTGCGTTATTTCTATTGCGCTCTTTGCCTCGCCTTGAACTTGAGCCTTTAAACAAAACATCCGCTCGACGTCACTGAAATGTGCGTTCGCATGTATAAGATTGCGAAAGTGATCGCGAAACGTCTCCCAATACTCGCGTCTTCCAAAAAACAGTGGAACGTCTATGGTCTGCGTAAGAGTTTGCAACATAATTCGGCTTCCGACTTGTCCAGAATTGTTGCGGAACATAGTCGTAACACATCACTCAGCGCCATTTGCGTAGTCAACAAATTGTGATCTTCCCTATAATGATTGTTTAATCAGCTCGACAATTGATGGAGCAATGGCAATTGAGTTGAACCCCGCTTGCCAAAGACAccataatcaataaataaaaggAAGAAGAAAACTATTTGCGTTGCATGCAGGTGCGTGCTTGGAagcctaaaaaaaaaaagaaaaaagaaagagatggAGATAGGAAATCGCTCGACTATTCCTTTGGCCTCCATGTTTTATCGTCTTGGAACCCTTAAAGAAAGACTAAATGGTACTTGGGAgagggaaagagagagagagatttaTGCAGGAAGGTTTACGACTGCATCTCCTCCCCTGCAAGTGATGAGAGATTGCGCGATCATGTATTAACAGCTATGTGTGGGAGATTGCTCGAccaaatttgataatttcataacttttaaagTTCTCGACTGCCTCCTTCATTGCACTTTCTCTCTCTTTGTTATAAACTATATGTGGGAGATTGCTTGagcaaattttattaataattgcgcGTTTTGTTAGTTACATGACGAGAATTGCCTTCAACGTATAACTGATGACCCTTTATCTGTGCTTTTATTGTTGTCTGAGCTTTGTGTGCTCTCCGCGCCACGATTACCTGCCTGTAGTAGCTGAATCAGGCTCGCTTGGACTAATGTTTCTTCTGCGTCAGGAGAGGGGGTGATGGGAGATCGAAAATGTCAAAGTCGATGCACctgtttgataaatttatttattcttagaAACTTCATAGAATACTTACACTCAATTACACTTAATTAACTGCACTTGATTCACTTGTTATCACTTATTACACACGAGACGCACTAAATTCAGAAGGTATACAACCGATTGATAAGTTTAAAGATGCGTTCGCTCTGGTCGAAGCATGAAGACCAACTGGGGGAGCTGACGCGCAGCAACCGGTGAGAGAACCATGGAAGGCCATCGAGTGGCGCTCTCTACTCGAAACAAGTTGAAATCAAACATGGcctaaaaaatgtgcttttcaatttgagtaagtttaggagatattcagaaattttgaaacgattaaaaaataactaaaacttgtaacaatttgtttaaaattgtgtatggtttcactttaaaccattttataccaaaggaaaagaaatttgatcaaaaaatgcattttcaaccaaagaaattaattttgaattaaaatagatgaatttctaacaagaagaataattttgttccaaaaaagattaatttttaactgagaaaggtcaattttcaagcaaaaataaaacaacacattttcaacaaaattt
It encodes:
- the LOC117171092 gene encoding uncharacterized protein LOC117171092 — translated: MFRNNSGQVGSRIMLQTLTQTIDVPLFFGRREYWETFRDHFRNLIHANAHFSDVERMFCLKAQVQGEAKSAIEITQVIGANYATAWALLETCYEHPRLLVRDHLKALRNTATMRHETAAGLQRLNDTLDRHRDQLRTLCRPVDMWDDWSVSIATTCVNPDTRRAWEDELERADAYHDIEIDNSAAYAGLSPFLQRRYRTLTSEEFSRSLSVSANRAYTPTHLEQRSYRALALRAAPTPCEKWRGPHYIARCSSFMRRTSMYWREVATKAGLCFNCLRPGYSANNCPSPGTCMVCLTRHHTMLHPIDRKQEAPP